One genomic segment of Bacillota bacterium includes these proteins:
- a CDS encoding carbohydrate-binding protein: MIGDLFLDGRVAVDPFPPSTGKKAVIMYKGLLAKSGADAVYAHVGYGYDNWSNVKTIPMTKVDQDTWTAEIPIEGETKLNFCFKDGADNWDNNNGLNWGCAIV; this comes from the coding sequence ATGATAGGAGACCTGTTCCTTGATGGTAGAGTTGCGGTTGATCCATTTCCACCTTCCACCGGGAAAAAGGCTGTCATAATGTATAAAGGGCTGCTGGCAAAATCCGGAGCCGATGCAGTCTATGCTCACGTTGGATATGGGTACGACAACTGGTCAAACGTAAAAACAATTCCCATGACGAAAGTAGACCAGGATACGTGGACGGCAGAGATCCCCATCGAGGGCGAGACAAAACTGAATTTCTGCTTCAAGGACGGGGCAGATAACTGGGATAATAACAACGGTCTCAACTGGGGCTGCGCCATAGTCTAA
- a CDS encoding polyprenyl synthetase family protein, which produces MTSQTIPQEASFDQKLAFHLLHPRLPAVERRLLEIVGSDKSPAGELAAIVVKAGGKRIRPALTLISSDFFKDNCDHEMTIDVASAIELIHMASIVHDDVIDGTSYRRKNRTLNAAFGNHVAILAGDLFLSKALAILSSHKKYEIINILAETVTYMSEAEIEQSLRAFNDKVTEAEYNQYIGKKTAHLMAVSCYAGLLAAGACEKAMSHMWHYGYYMGIAFQIIDDTLDLVGDQKTMGKTIWQDLPSGIITLPVIKGLSHPKAGPFLSKLIHSRKFDHERMNRVREILLEIGAIEYAREQARSYIRSAQERLMLMPPCEARNKLFAISELSLQRNA; this is translated from the coding sequence ATGACATCTCAAACCATACCCCAGGAAGCTAGCTTTGACCAAAAGCTGGCCTTTCATTTGTTGCACCCTAGATTACCAGCGGTTGAAAGGCGTCTGCTAGAGATAGTGGGCAGTGACAAGAGCCCTGCAGGTGAGCTTGCGGCCATCGTGGTGAAGGCCGGAGGGAAGCGAATACGACCCGCATTGACCCTCATCTCGTCTGATTTCTTCAAAGACAATTGTGACCATGAGATGACCATTGATGTGGCCTCGGCCATAGAATTGATCCATATGGCGTCCATCGTTCATGATGATGTCATAGATGGGACCAGTTATAGGCGGAAGAATCGAACACTAAATGCCGCATTCGGAAATCATGTTGCCATTCTTGCAGGCGATCTCTTTCTTTCCAAGGCATTAGCGATTCTGAGCAGCCATAAAAAGTATGAGATAATCAATATATTGGCAGAGACTGTGACATACATGTCTGAGGCTGAAATAGAGCAATCGCTGCGGGCCTTTAATGATAAGGTGACAGAGGCTGAATATAATCAATATATCGGCAAGAAAACGGCGCACCTCATGGCGGTATCATGTTATGCAGGTCTGCTGGCAGCCGGGGCCTGTGAGAAAGCGATGTCTCATATGTGGCACTACGGCTATTATATGGGCATCGCCTTTCAGATAATAGATGATACCCTGGACCTCGTCGGGGACCAGAAGACCATGGGGAAAACCATTTGGCAGGATCTCCCCTCTGGCATTATCACTCTACCGGTTATCAAAGGGCTGAGTCACCCCAAAGCAGGCCCATTTTTATCGAAACTCATTCATTCACGAAAGTTTGATCATGAGCGGATGAACAGGGTGCGAGAGATCTTGTTGGAAATCGGGGCGATAGAGTATGCGCGTGAACAAGCCCGCTCTTACATAAGGTCTGCTCAGGAAAGGCTCATGTTGATGCCACCATGTGAAGCGAGAAACAAGCTATTTGCCATATCGGAGCTTAGTTTACAAAGAAATGCGTAG
- a CDS encoding tetraprenyl-beta-curcumene synthase family protein, which produces MSVREFLAELDIIFTMAFRILPAVDRELKRWRTGLNSCPNIVLRDLGRSSILHKRFHAQGGSVYAAYPLFTLGHSNFSFALDQLYHIVRFIVAFQTISDYLDNLCDRAGCYDENAFSALHCSMLDALEPADSMQPDGPSLDRDYYRLYPHKNDGGYLVSLVEECKNQLKHLPSYEKVKPQVIQFTRLYCDLQIKKHADLSVRESLLIRWYDEYADRSIDVHRREFTLRDIRWWEFAAACGSTLGIFALIAASALKGLQNRDVQSLIEAYFPWIAGLHILLDYFIDQREDEEGGDLNFVSYYKNQEECRERLSLFVNEGFRRASRLSFASFHTTVVKGLLALYLSDRKVSAQGLEEASEHFFDQIGPEAFITRAFVKLFRTAGVV; this is translated from the coding sequence TTGTCGGTCAGAGAGTTCCTTGCTGAGCTGGATATCATATTCACCATGGCGTTTCGCATACTTCCCGCAGTAGACCGCGAACTCAAAAGGTGGAGGACCGGGCTGAATTCCTGTCCTAATATAGTTTTACGCGATCTTGGCAGGTCCAGTATACTCCATAAACGGTTTCATGCACAAGGAGGTTCCGTATATGCAGCCTATCCTCTGTTCACCCTGGGTCATTCCAACTTTTCGTTTGCATTAGACCAGTTATACCATATTGTCAGATTTATAGTGGCCTTTCAGACCATCAGCGATTACCTGGACAATTTGTGTGATAGAGCTGGCTGCTATGATGAGAATGCTTTCAGCGCCCTCCATTGCTCCATGCTCGATGCGCTCGAGCCTGCTGATTCCATGCAGCCAGATGGCCCGAGTCTTGATAGGGACTATTATCGCCTTTATCCCCATAAGAATGATGGTGGCTATCTGGTTTCACTTGTAGAGGAATGTAAGAACCAGCTCAAGCATCTACCTTCCTATGAGAAGGTGAAACCTCAAGTTATTCAATTTACAAGGCTTTATTGTGACCTGCAGATCAAGAAACATGCTGATCTGAGCGTCCGTGAATCCCTTCTCATCCGGTGGTATGATGAATATGCAGATAGATCCATAGATGTACATCGACGAGAGTTCACCCTCAGAGACATTCGATGGTGGGAATTTGCCGCAGCGTGCGGGTCGACTCTCGGGATCTTTGCTCTGATAGCGGCCTCTGCGCTAAAAGGACTGCAAAACAGGGATGTTCAGAGTCTAATCGAAGCCTATTTCCCCTGGATAGCTGGCTTGCACATCCTGCTGGATTATTTCATTGACCAGAGGGAGGATGAAGAGGGCGGTGACCTGAATTTCGTGAGCTACTACAAAAATCAGGAGGAGTGCCGTGAGAGATTGAGTCTCTTTGTAAATGAGGGCTTTCGCCGGGCATCCCGGCTTTCTTTTGCTTCATTCCACACAACTGTTGTAAAGGGGTTGCTGGCCCTTTATCTTTCCGATAGAAAGGTCAGCGCCCAGGGGCTTGAAGAAGCGTCAGAACATTTCTTTGACCAGATAGGCCCGGAGGCGTTCATCACCAGAGCCTTTGTAAAGCTTTTCAGGACTGCCGGAGTCGTGTAG
- a CDS encoding nucleoside kinase: MSDQNEIEITIMMPGEVKRRVPRGITIQELIRQDMPAPKVPVVAAKINNDLVELTARLNEDSKVEFVDMSSEDGMRIYRRSVVFVLIRAAREILPGCRVRIEHSLANGLYGEIFWKRPLTEKDVSNIEARMWKIVEEDVPFEKSRISKEEAIKLFHEDGQDDKVHLLKYRQAPTVNIYKCGWLHDYFYGYMVPSSGYLRYFKLRFYLPGFIIEFPRIEDPTTIPPYVEQGKLAGVYFEAEKWGNILKVANVASLNDVILSKDVGMLIRTAEAFHEKKIARIADMITQDRDRLRVILIAGPSSSGKTTFAQRLMVELRVNGLDPVSISLDDYFVDREKTQKGNDGKLDFESLEAIDIALFNEDLTRLIQGEEIQVPRFNFLEGRREYRGETLRVSRDQPIIIEGIHGLNDRLTQSIPKGRKFKIYVSALTQLNIDDHNRIPTTDVRLIRRIVRDNKFRGHSAANTIQMWPMVRRGEERNIFPFQEEADIMFNSALPYELAVLKTHISPLLEAIGKDMPEYSEAKRLLKFLNYFIAIDDDEVPQNSILREFIGGSCFYRDIEKAS; encoded by the coding sequence ATGTCCGACCAGAATGAGATTGAGATAACGATTATGATGCCAGGCGAAGTAAAACGCCGCGTGCCACGGGGCATAACGATCCAGGAACTGATCAGGCAAGACATGCCGGCCCCAAAGGTCCCAGTGGTAGCGGCAAAGATTAACAACGATCTTGTCGAGCTTACAGCAAGACTCAATGAGGACTCAAAGGTCGAATTTGTGGATATGAGCTCTGAAGATGGCATGAGAATCTACAGGCGCAGCGTCGTCTTTGTGTTGATCAGGGCTGCCCGTGAAATTCTCCCAGGATGCAGGGTGAGAATCGAGCATTCTCTTGCCAACGGGTTATATGGCGAGATTTTCTGGAAGCGCCCCCTCACGGAAAAGGACGTGAGTAATATAGAAGCCAGGATGTGGAAAATAGTTGAAGAAGATGTGCCGTTTGAGAAGAGCCGGATTTCCAAGGAAGAGGCCATAAAGCTATTTCACGAAGATGGGCAAGATGATAAGGTGCATCTACTCAAATACAGGCAGGCGCCAACAGTAAACATTTATAAGTGTGGCTGGCTGCATGACTATTTCTATGGTTACATGGTACCGTCGAGCGGATACCTGAGATATTTTAAGCTGAGATTCTACCTGCCAGGTTTTATCATCGAGTTCCCGAGGATAGAGGACCCTACGACCATCCCCCCCTATGTGGAACAAGGGAAACTTGCAGGGGTATATTTCGAGGCAGAAAAATGGGGTAATATTCTCAAAGTCGCAAATGTGGCATCGTTGAATGATGTTATACTTTCTAAAGATGTCGGGATGCTCATACGGACGGCAGAGGCTTTTCATGAGAAGAAGATAGCAAGGATAGCGGATATGATAACACAGGATAGGGACAGGCTGAGAGTGATCCTCATCGCAGGGCCATCTTCGTCCGGCAAGACAACATTTGCGCAAAGACTGATGGTAGAGCTCAGGGTAAATGGCCTCGATCCCGTGTCAATTTCACTGGACGATTATTTCGTTGACAGGGAAAAGACTCAAAAAGGAAACGACGGGAAGCTCGACTTTGAATCCCTGGAGGCCATAGATATCGCCTTATTCAATGAAGATCTGACGCGACTCATTCAGGGTGAAGAAATTCAGGTGCCAAGGTTCAACTTCCTTGAGGGCCGCCGTGAATATCGAGGCGAAACTCTGAGAGTCTCAAGGGATCAACCTATAATAATCGAAGGTATCCACGGGCTAAATGACAGGCTGACTCAATCCATTCCAAAGGGTCGGAAATTCAAGATCTATGTGAGCGCGCTCACTCAATTGAATATCGATGACCACAACAGGATCCCCACCACAGATGTCCGGCTCATCCGCAGGATCGTAAGGGACAACAAATTCCGTGGACACAGCGCCGCCAACACCATCCAGATGTGGCCGATGGTGAGACGCGGAGAGGAAAGGAATATATTCCCATTTCAAGAAGAAGCGGATATCATGTTCAATTCAGCATTACCATATGAATTAGCGGTTCTCAAAACACATATCAGTCCCCTGCTGGAAGCTATCGGAAAGGATATGCCAGAATACAGCGAGGCAAAGAGGCTGCTCAAATTTTTGAACTATTTTATCGCCATAGACGACGATGAAGTGCCTCAGAACTCCATCCTTCGTGAATTCATCGGGGGAAGCTGTTTTTATCGGGATATCGAGAAGGCGTCATAG
- a CDS encoding ferredoxin — MKVEVDQDLCISCGACIDTCPEVFDWNDDEKASSKVDEVPPEVEDACREAMEGCPTEAIKEV; from the coding sequence ATGAAAGTTGAAGTGGACCAGGATCTGTGCATCAGTTGTGGCGCATGCATTGATACCTGCCCGGAAGTATTTGACTGGAATGATGACGAAAAGGCCTCTTCCAAAGTGGATGAAGTCCCCCCGGAAGTAGAGGATGCGTGCCGCGAGGCGATGGAGGGGTGCCCTACCGAAGCTATCAAAGAAGTATGA
- a CDS encoding ATP-grasp domain-containing protein, with protein sequence MPFVVGLAYNLKKDCPRTGNDPEDIAAEYEEQSTVNRIAKALRAKGHRVVRLPYGADIPSRLKRSHVDIVFNIAEGWDGRNREAHVPAILEICGVPYTGSDPLTLSLALDKSLAKMVMKARGIPTPKFAVVRNEHDFPKINLKFPIFIKPAYEGSSKGIRDSCKVDDQDQLRQQVNWALNTYHQPILLEEFLPGREFTVGILGNHDDLQVFPVMEIRPKKDISPEGFVYSYETKSQNLEQFLCPAPIPKALERKIKSIAVRAFQALECRDMARVDVRLDGNDSPFFLEINPLPGLSSVSLFPLTALAAGISFEELIDKILMLAAARANLRIREEAVL encoded by the coding sequence ATGCCTTTTGTAGTAGGCCTCGCCTACAATCTTAAAAAAGACTGCCCCAGGACCGGTAATGATCCTGAGGACATAGCGGCGGAGTACGAGGAACAGTCTACTGTAAACCGCATAGCAAAGGCATTGAGGGCGAAAGGCCACAGGGTGGTGAGACTGCCTTATGGGGCAGATATCCCAAGCCGGCTCAAACGCTCTCATGTTGACATAGTTTTCAATATAGCCGAAGGATGGGATGGGCGTAATAGAGAGGCACATGTGCCCGCGATCTTGGAGATTTGTGGAGTCCCTTATACGGGATCCGACCCTCTGACGCTGTCCCTTGCCCTTGATAAATCTCTGGCCAAGATGGTAATGAAGGCGCGGGGAATCCCCACCCCGAAATTCGCTGTAGTCCGGAATGAGCATGATTTTCCCAAGATCAACCTGAAATTCCCTATCTTTATAAAGCCGGCGTATGAGGGTTCCAGCAAAGGGATCAGGGATAGCTGCAAAGTTGACGATCAAGATCAGCTACGGCAACAGGTCAATTGGGCGCTCAACACTTACCATCAGCCCATTTTGCTGGAGGAATTCCTGCCGGGCCGTGAGTTTACTGTGGGAATCCTGGGCAATCACGATGATCTCCAGGTCTTTCCGGTAATGGAGATACGCCCCAAAAAGGATATCTCACCAGAAGGTTTCGTTTATTCTTACGAGACCAAGAGCCAAAATCTGGAGCAATTTCTATGTCCTGCTCCTATCCCAAAGGCTCTGGAACGCAAGATAAAGAGCATTGCCGTGCGTGCCTTCCAGGCGCTTGAATGTCGCGATATGGCCCGGGTTGATGTGAGGCTTGACGGAAATGATAGCCCGTTTTTCCTGGAGATCAATCCCCTTCCCGGGCTCTCGAGTGTGAGCCTGTTTCCTCTTACGGCGCTGGCTGCGGGTATTTCATTCGAGGAACTCATAGACAAAATCCTGATGCTGGCTGCTGCCAGGGCAAACCTCAGGATAAGGGAGGAAGCCGTCCTGTGA